One genomic segment of Gemmatimonadaceae bacterium includes these proteins:
- a CDS encoding tyrosine-type recombinase/integrase, translating to MRHAADLRGARLHDLRHTAASLAINAGTSLVEVQAMLGRKSARATQRYAKLIPSTGVRAAEKLSVALDAAAKAPVPTVTPITSARRRRA from the coding sequence GTGCGGCACGCCGCGGATCTTCGCGGCGCCAGGCTGCACGATCTTCGACACACGGCCGCCTCCCTTGCGATCAATGCGGGCACCAGCCTCGTCGAAGTGCAAGCGATGCTCGGCCGCAAAAGCGCACGCGCGACGCAGCGCTACGCGAAGCTCATCCCCTCGACCGGCGTCCGTGCGGCGGAGAAGCTCTCTGTCGCCCTCGACGCTGCAGCCAAGGCGCCAGTACCCACCGTCACACCGATCACCAGCGCACGGCGCCGGCGCGCGTGA
- a CDS encoding dipeptidase has translation MLRRTSVALAAVLTGCAHGRAALPTPDAAMIARARGIHERVLTIDTHVDIAPANFRADTLNYATRLPRTQVDLVKMEEGGLDGAFLIVYVGQTPELDSAAFARANAQALEKFAAIRRLAEQIAPQRVGLATTAAQARAIYASGRKVVFIGIENGFPIGADITNVRRFYDLGGRYLSLAHNGHSQLSDSNTGERDGVWRWNGLSPLGRQVVGELNRLGIMIDISHPSKASMMQTIEMTRAPIIASHSGVRALCNHSRNLDDEQIRAMGRNNGVIQLVAFNSYVKCDPKQDAERNQIRAAAIAALRAEFGITATAQADVRRAVEALPLERRNTYLAKQEEIISRRTLGDTPATVSDFVDHIDYVVKMIGIDHVGISSDFDGGGGVNGWRNAAETFNVTLELVRRGYTEEQVAKIWGGNLLRVMEAVEQVAAASGASPLRQ, from the coding sequence ATGCTCCGCCGCACCTCGGTCGCCCTCGCCGCCGTCCTCACCGGCTGTGCCCACGGCCGCGCCGCCCTGCCGACCCCCGACGCCGCCATGATCGCCCGCGCGCGGGGCATCCACGAGCGCGTCCTGACCATCGACACGCACGTCGACATCGCCCCGGCCAACTTTCGCGCCGACACCCTCAACTACGCCACCCGGCTGCCCCGCACCCAGGTGGACCTGGTGAAGATGGAGGAAGGCGGGCTCGACGGCGCCTTCCTCATCGTCTACGTCGGCCAGACGCCGGAGCTGGACAGCGCCGCCTTCGCCCGCGCCAACGCCCAGGCGCTGGAGAAGTTCGCCGCCATCCGCCGGCTCGCCGAGCAGATCGCGCCGCAGCGCGTCGGCCTGGCCACCACCGCCGCCCAGGCCCGCGCCATCTACGCCAGCGGGCGCAAGGTGGTGTTCATCGGCATCGAGAACGGCTTCCCGATCGGCGCCGACATCACCAACGTGCGCCGCTTCTACGACCTCGGCGGACGCTACCTCTCCCTCGCCCACAACGGCCACAGCCAGCTCTCCGACTCCAACACCGGCGAGCGCGACGGCGTCTGGCGCTGGAACGGCCTCTCGCCGCTCGGCCGCCAGGTCGTGGGGGAGCTGAACCGGCTCGGCATCATGATCGACATCTCGCACCCGTCGAAGGCCTCGATGATGCAGACCATCGAGATGACGCGCGCCCCGATCATCGCCTCGCACTCCGGCGTGCGCGCCCTCTGCAACCACAGTCGCAACCTCGACGACGAGCAGATCCGCGCCATGGGCCGCAACAACGGCGTGATCCAGCTCGTCGCATTCAACAGCTACGTGAAGTGTGACCCGAAGCAGGACGCGGAGCGCAACCAGATCCGCGCCGCCGCGATCGCGGCGCTGCGCGCGGAGTTCGGGATCACCGCCACCGCCCAGGCCGACGTCCGTCGCGCCGTCGAGGCGCTGCCTTTGGAGCGCCGCAACACCTACCTCGCGAAGCAGGAGGAGATCATCTCCCGGCGCACGCTCGGCGACACGCCGGCCACCGTCAGCGACTTCGTCGATCACATCGACTACGTCGTGAAGATGATCGGCATCGACCACGTCGGCATCTCCAGCGACTTCGATGGCGGCGGCGGCGTGAATGGCTGGCGCAACGCGGCCGAGACCTTCAACGTGACGCTCGAGCTGGTCCGCCGCGGCTACACCGAGGAACAGGTCGCGAAGATCTGGGGCGGCAACCTGCTGCGCGTGATGGAAGCGGTGGAGCAGGTCGCGGCCGCGTCAGGCGCCAGCCCGCTGCGCCAGTAG
- a CDS encoding serine/threonine protein kinase, translated as MSVSPEAWVRITEVFDVARSAPEAGRAALVAELCAGDTLVQREVESLLATGDDDDDFLVSSGERGPGAGLPLRPRLLDQVVGAYRVEREIGRGGMGVVYAGRHVDTSLDKRVAIKTLAIGLDQPEMAWRFRRERRILARLEHPNIAALYDGGSTADGIPYLVMEYVDGARIDTWCDDQQRSIPQRIDLFRQVLAAVEFAHAKLIVHRDLKPNNILVTSDGVVKLLDFGIAKLAAGDDERTGDQTEFTRAGSTPLTTAYASPEQLRGDDVTTVSDVYSLGVILYRLLTGASPYGAERDTGAGTPLRAPSDVVTDAHARQCQLPTGTALRNVLRGELDAILLKALREEPARRYPSAEAFSADLRRYLRGMPVQARPDTLGYRVAKFAGRQRALVAGVSLAAVAMVAGTALAMRSARLATAAAARATSEAARANSMVTFLQTVVGAADGSLFGGMILSKDITLPELLDSTGVQVPAAFPTDPRSRADLYTALARSQRRFNRYESAIGLLDSAQVLHRQSVGDTSLEMANDMTIAALVQNQLGRGAEAQRLITGALARYGRLPDAPPEASTIAKFAMGQLMIHHLSKLEDGVALLTEAAAQEGRARQPRRPIIATIEATRAVGLAYLRRPQSSDSAFTRAAALFSEDSLRSREELAVLLVNWATMLAMRAEYARAAPVLERGLRMMSAANGPRHLTTAIVISRLGNLLNATGDYPRARRLADSSLATLEVLVPRNLSELTFALGVRARAEIGSGDLASGARTLARARTLLPSLQLDRAEQDVSLLLNESRLFEARGDLVQARATAERALRTAGPDKVIAQKARERLAAIDSVRSQRSQ; from the coding sequence ATGAGCGTCAGTCCCGAGGCGTGGGTGCGGATCACGGAGGTGTTCGACGTCGCCCGGTCCGCGCCCGAGGCGGGCCGGGCCGCGCTGGTCGCCGAGCTGTGTGCGGGCGACACCCTGGTGCAACGCGAGGTGGAGAGCCTGCTGGCCACGGGCGACGACGACGACGACTTCCTCGTGTCGTCCGGGGAGCGGGGGCCAGGCGCCGGGCTGCCGCTCCGTCCGCGGCTGCTGGACCAGGTGGTGGGGGCGTACCGCGTGGAGCGGGAGATCGGCCGCGGCGGGATGGGCGTGGTGTATGCCGGCCGGCACGTGGACACGTCGCTCGACAAGCGCGTCGCGATCAAGACCCTCGCGATCGGGCTGGACCAGCCGGAGATGGCGTGGCGCTTCCGGCGCGAGCGCCGGATCCTGGCCCGCCTGGAGCACCCGAACATCGCCGCGCTCTACGACGGCGGGAGCACCGCGGACGGCATCCCGTACCTGGTGATGGAATACGTGGACGGTGCGCGCATCGACACCTGGTGCGACGACCAGCAGCGCAGCATCCCGCAGCGCATCGACCTGTTCCGGCAGGTGCTGGCGGCGGTGGAGTTCGCGCACGCGAAGCTGATCGTGCACCGCGACCTGAAGCCGAACAACATCCTCGTCACGAGCGACGGCGTGGTGAAGCTGCTGGACTTCGGCATCGCGAAGCTGGCCGCCGGCGACGACGAGCGCACCGGCGACCAGACGGAGTTCACCCGCGCCGGTTCCACCCCGCTGACGACGGCGTATGCCAGCCCGGAGCAGCTGCGCGGCGACGACGTGACGACGGTGTCGGACGTGTACTCGCTGGGTGTGATCCTCTACCGGCTGCTGACGGGTGCCTCCCCGTACGGGGCCGAGCGCGACACCGGTGCGGGCACGCCGCTCCGGGCGCCGAGTGACGTCGTGACGGACGCGCACGCGCGGCAGTGCCAGTTGCCCACCGGCACCGCGTTGCGGAACGTGCTGCGGGGCGAGCTGGATGCCATCCTGCTGAAGGCGCTGCGCGAGGAGCCGGCACGCCGGTACCCGAGTGCGGAGGCCTTCAGCGCCGACCTGCGTCGCTACCTGCGCGGCATGCCGGTGCAGGCGCGTCCCGACACGCTGGGATACCGGGTGGCGAAGTTCGCCGGCCGCCAGCGCGCGCTGGTGGCGGGGGTGAGCCTGGCTGCGGTGGCGATGGTGGCCGGCACGGCGCTCGCCATGCGCTCGGCGCGGCTGGCGACGGCGGCGGCCGCGCGCGCGACGAGCGAGGCAGCCCGCGCCAACAGCATGGTGACGTTCCTGCAGACCGTGGTGGGCGCGGCAGACGGCAGCCTGTTCGGGGGGATGATCCTGAGCAAGGACATCACGCTGCCCGAGTTGCTGGACTCGACGGGGGTGCAGGTGCCGGCGGCCTTCCCGACGGATCCGCGCTCGCGGGCGGATCTCTACACCGCCCTCGCGCGCAGCCAGCGCCGGTTCAACCGCTACGAGTCGGCGATCGGGCTGCTCGATTCCGCGCAGGTGCTGCACCGGCAGAGCGTGGGCGACACCTCGCTCGAGATGGCGAATGACATGACGATCGCGGCCCTCGTGCAGAACCAGCTCGGGCGCGGTGCCGAGGCGCAGCGGCTGATCACGGGGGCGCTGGCGCGCTACGGGCGGCTGCCGGATGCGCCGCCCGAAGCCAGCACGATCGCGAAGTTCGCGATGGGGCAGCTCATGATCCATCATCTCTCGAAGCTCGAGGACGGCGTGGCGCTGCTGACCGAGGCGGCGGCGCAGGAGGGGCGGGCGCGGCAGCCGCGCCGTCCGATCATCGCGACGATCGAGGCGACGCGCGCGGTCGGGCTGGCCTACCTGCGGCGGCCGCAATCGAGCGACAGCGCGTTCACGCGCGCCGCGGCCCTCTTCTCGGAGGATTCGCTTCGCAGCCGGGAGGAGCTCGCCGTGCTCCTCGTGAACTGGGCGACCATGCTCGCCATGCGCGCGGAATACGCGCGGGCCGCGCCGGTGCTCGAGCGAGGCCTGCGCATGATGTCCGCCGCCAACGGGCCGCGACACCTGACGACGGCCATCGTGATCTCCCGACTCGGGAACCTGCTCAATGCGACCGGGGACTATCCCAGGGCGCGACGACTCGCGGATTCCTCGCTGGCCACGCTCGAGGTGCTCGTGCCGCGCAACCTGTCCGAGCTCACGTTCGCCCTCGGTGTCCGGGCGCGCGCCGAGATCGGCAGCGGTGACCTCGCGAGCGGAGCGCGGACGCTGGCCCGGGCGCGAACGCTGCTGCCGAGCCTCCAACTCGATCGCGCCGAGCAGGACGTTTCGCTGTTGCTGAATGAATCACGCTTGTTCGAGGCGCGCGGTGACCTGGTGCAGGCGCGCGCGACCGCCGAGCGCGCCCTGCGCACCGCCGGCCCGGACAAGGTGATCGCGCAGAAGGCCCGTGAGCGGCTGGCCGCCATCGACTCGGTCCGCAGCCAGCGGTCGCAGTAG
- a CDS encoding CRTAC1 family protein — protein MSARFALLAPLLLLLPSRTGMAPPRFTPLQPELLGTGTSFTNAAADYDGDGDLDLYVGFGGAPNRLYRNDAGTLVEVGARAGLAIARGTRAAAWADYDGDGDPDLLVGYAPGPASVVALYRNDAGTFADVTAAAGVGLATGGVRQPSFIDFDGDGDLDLSIAFRDRANALFRNERGTFHEMADSVGLADPRKSVGALWLDADEDGDLDFLVANQDGDANALFRNDGARFTDVGEAMGVAWGGRAPKLATNGSVRPCAADVDGDGHFDLAFANYGPNGLLLRRGPVFTDVSAAWGVGRDGRYDTCAFADYDHDGRLDLYVNGTVTGGTSYPDVLHHHTGTAYADETPENISALQADHGALWFDIDRDGDLDLALTGAQAAGMHLVLRNDLDAAAARRSLQVRVLDGAGRATRAGAEVRVYAAGTRRLLGAGLVDTGSGYNAQSDMSVHIGLARLQRVDVEVTWPSRGTRRVVHARGIAPGRHAGGALVVRVP, from the coding sequence ATGTCGGCCCGGTTCGCGCTGCTCGCCCCGCTGCTGCTCCTCCTGCCGTCCCGCACGGGCATGGCGCCGCCCCGGTTCACGCCGCTCCAGCCGGAGCTGCTCGGCACCGGCACCAGCTTCACGAATGCCGCCGCCGACTACGATGGCGATGGTGACCTGGACCTGTACGTGGGCTTCGGCGGCGCCCCCAACCGCCTCTACCGGAACGATGCCGGCACGCTGGTGGAGGTCGGCGCCCGCGCCGGACTGGCGATCGCCCGCGGCACCCGCGCCGCGGCCTGGGCCGACTACGACGGCGACGGTGACCCCGACCTGCTGGTCGGCTACGCGCCGGGGCCTGCATCGGTGGTGGCGCTCTATCGCAACGATGCCGGCACCTTCGCCGACGTGACCGCAGCGGCCGGCGTCGGACTGGCCACCGGCGGTGTGCGCCAGCCGTCGTTCATCGACTTCGATGGCGACGGCGACCTCGATCTCTCGATCGCCTTCCGCGATCGCGCCAACGCCCTCTTCCGCAACGAGCGCGGCACCTTCCATGAGATGGCCGACAGCGTCGGACTCGCCGATCCGCGCAAGAGCGTCGGCGCGCTCTGGCTGGATGCCGACGAGGACGGCGACCTGGATTTCCTCGTCGCGAACCAGGACGGCGACGCGAACGCGCTCTTCCGGAACGACGGCGCGCGGTTCACCGACGTGGGTGAGGCGATGGGCGTGGCGTGGGGCGGCCGTGCGCCGAAACTGGCCACCAACGGCAGTGTGCGGCCATGCGCCGCCGATGTGGATGGCGACGGTCACTTCGACCTGGCGTTCGCCAACTACGGCCCGAACGGCCTGCTGCTCCGGCGTGGACCGGTGTTCACCGACGTCTCCGCCGCGTGGGGAGTGGGTCGGGATGGCCGCTACGACACCTGCGCCTTCGCCGACTACGACCACGATGGCCGGCTGGACCTCTACGTGAACGGCACCGTCACCGGCGGCACGAGTTATCCCGACGTGCTCCATCACCACACGGGGACGGCCTACGCCGACGAGACCCCGGAGAACATCAGTGCACTGCAGGCCGATCACGGTGCCCTCTGGTTCGACATCGACCGCGATGGCGACCTCGATCTCGCGCTCACCGGTGCCCAGGCCGCCGGCATGCACCTGGTGCTGCGCAACGACCTGGACGCCGCCGCGGCCCGCCGCTCACTGCAGGTACGCGTGCTGGATGGCGCCGGACGGGCAACCCGCGCCGGTGCCGAGGTGCGCGTGTATGCGGCCGGCACGCGCCGGCTGCTCGGCGCCGGCCTGGTGGACACCGGTTCGGGTTACAACGCGCAAAGTGACATGTCGGTGCACATCGGTCTCGCGCGCCTGCAGCGCGTGGACGTCGAGGTCACCTGGCCGTCGCGCGGCACC
- a CDS encoding site-specific integrase → MPRRPSNVVNPTAPHFLTAPTVDLLPVTGVQYRVRDAGAGALTGFAVQVSPGGVKTYTLDYRVRGDRRTLRMTFGRFPLVPPNVARREALAAKSLALTGRDPAAERVKENTQLRELRDSAKRISREQRDAVRAASLHTLERLARDYVRDRRHQLKAGTVALYESAIATALTGDLGATPLQQLTQSDVRELLRTVAEKQLPAGVTREPRPSRTIEGKVLRPRATGGEGAARTLRRLLKSVWSYAADERELVTGRCPVPSAKSAGLVEREKERFLSPEECARLLRTIELAATVGIPPAPEFRRTPATGATAKHRPSVGVETPFSASPVAIAALRFALLTGWRRTEILSLEWSMIRRDLGVIILPDTKTDESVRAISPEALAILEAVPRLVASRWCFPSPKSPRTHLRTITRLWAAVRHAADLRGARLHDLRHTAASLAINAGASLVEVQAMLGHKSARATQRYAKLIPSTGLRAAEKLSAALDAAAKAPVPTVTPITSARRRRV, encoded by the coding sequence ATGCCTCGTCGCCCCAGCAACGTCGTCAACCCCACCGCGCCGCACTTCCTGACGGCGCCAACGGTGGACCTGCTCCCGGTCACCGGCGTGCAGTACCGCGTGCGCGACGCCGGCGCCGGCGCGCTCACGGGCTTCGCCGTGCAGGTGTCTCCCGGTGGCGTGAAGACCTACACCCTCGACTATCGCGTGCGCGGCGATCGGCGCACGCTCCGCATGACGTTCGGCCGCTTCCCGCTCGTCCCGCCGAACGTCGCGCGGCGCGAGGCCCTCGCGGCAAAGAGCCTTGCGCTCACGGGTCGCGATCCGGCGGCCGAGCGCGTGAAGGAGAACACTCAGCTTCGGGAACTGCGCGACTCCGCGAAGCGCATCTCGAGGGAGCAGCGTGACGCCGTGCGCGCCGCGAGCCTGCACACCCTGGAGCGTCTCGCGCGGGACTATGTGCGGGACCGGCGCCACCAGCTCAAGGCGGGCACGGTGGCGCTGTACGAGTCCGCAATCGCCACCGCCCTGACCGGCGACCTCGGCGCGACCCCGCTGCAGCAGCTGACCCAGTCCGACGTCCGCGAGCTGCTGCGCACCGTCGCCGAGAAGCAGCTGCCGGCGGGCGTGACGCGGGAGCCACGGCCGAGCCGCACCATCGAGGGGAAGGTGCTCCGGCCGCGGGCGACCGGTGGTGAAGGTGCCGCCAGGACGCTCCGGCGCCTCCTCAAGTCCGTCTGGAGCTACGCCGCGGATGAGCGCGAGCTCGTCACGGGTCGGTGCCCGGTACCGTCGGCGAAGTCCGCTGGCCTCGTCGAGCGTGAGAAGGAGCGCTTCCTCTCGCCCGAAGAGTGCGCGCGACTGCTGCGCACCATCGAGCTCGCCGCGACCGTCGGCATCCCGCCGGCGCCGGAGTTCCGACGGACGCCAGCGACCGGCGCGACGGCGAAGCACCGCCCCTCGGTAGGCGTCGAGACCCCATTCTCAGCGAGCCCCGTCGCGATCGCGGCCCTGCGCTTCGCGCTGCTGACTGGTTGGCGCCGCACCGAGATTCTCTCGCTCGAGTGGAGCATGATCCGGCGCGATCTCGGCGTGATCATCCTGCCCGACACCAAGACCGACGAGTCCGTGCGCGCGATCTCCCCGGAAGCGCTCGCGATCCTCGAAGCGGTTCCGCGCCTGGTCGCGTCGCGCTGGTGCTTCCCCTCGCCCAAGAGCCCGAGAACGCACCTCCGCACAATCACGCGCCTCTGGGCGGCCGTGCGGCATGCCGCGGATCTTCGCGGCGCCAGGCTGCACGATCTTCGACACACCGCCGCCTCGCTTGCGATCAATGCGGGCGCTAGCCTCGTCGAAGTGCAGGCGATGCTGGGCCACAAGAGTGCACGTGCCACACAGCGTTACGCGAAGCTCATCCCCTCGACCGGCCTCCGTGCCGCGGAGAAGCTCTCCGCCGCCCTGGACGCTGCAGCGAAGGCGCCAGTACCCACCGTCACACCGATCACCAGCGCACGCCGCCGGCGCGTGTGA